A stretch of DNA from Cannabis sativa cultivar Pink pepper isolate KNU-18-1 chromosome X, ASM2916894v1, whole genome shotgun sequence:
acattgtatattcactttattttatatgttttaattattatttttatttttatattttttaaaatatacttaCTTTTATAAATGATGTCTCAATTATACCTCTtaaattaatgtaaattatatgttaGACTTAGGTAAAATGTGAGAATATATTAGACAATACATTCACAAAAGTAGgtacattttaataaaatataatttgaaggcatttttgattaatggatacAAAAAAGAGGTCTTTCTCAACTTATCTCCTATgattagttagcgatatttctttaaagttattttcttaTGTTATACGAcctgatacttaattatactaataacagTATGATATCAAAGAGTGTATTAGGCACCAGTGATACTTTTTAGTAATTCTCTAAATTATACTATATCATACTTTTCGAATTCTTGAGGCCTTCCAAAATTTTCAAacaactattgaaattgttaaatttaaaaattttatctaattttattaacttaaatttaatgtggataaaaatttaaagatcatgttttgatacatgtcaaaatttaaaagacacGATAtgataaatatcaaaatttagggAAACCATTAGGTACATGTACAATGTtcacattagtaaaattaaatggaaataaataaaagttattGTGTCCAATAAttttaaggctaattaggatttttgcaccctgaactttgatatgtaccaaatcatgttccTTGAACTTTTAAGCTTGTTAAAAATGCCTCCTGAACTATTGACattgttgaatttaaagacttttatctaatttcattcaattttactaattcagtgattgtttatgtactaaaacaTGCTCCCtatactttgatatctaccaaattatacccctcgaactttgacatgtactaaatctaaatcatgccccctgaacttttatccatgttagacttttttactaaaattggacaaaaatccttaaatctaacaattcgCGATGCATTTTTAACGGCCTTAAAAATTcatggggcatgatttggtacatgttaaagttcaaggggcaaaaatcctaagtaGCCTAATTTTAATAGTTCTAGAAAAAATTTTAACGGTCTAAAAAATCCagaaaacatattttaataaatattaaaatttagagaacaaaaattatatttttttttcttttattaatcaattttataaGGTTTaaaggtgttttttttttattttgttttttcccgtaaaaatgagaaaataatttgcaagtcacattaattaattaatagaaacGTAATAAaggtttttttatttctttttagaaTATATTATAGGTATGTaattaaaattgtaatttttttaattgagaaaaaCGTGTTGATATtgtaaattgaaaaaaaaatattcacttcaaaattgtaaatattaaaAGTGACCGGATCATGTAAGATtggtgagaaaaaaaaaactactatttTGAGGGAGAATGTTAAAGAGTCTCAAATTGATAATATGTTGAAACTAAATACCATATATAAGATGCATAAACTACTCCTCTCATTATtgccaattaattttgagatggaaccttaTGCACCTTACCATACACTCACCTATTCTACTACCTTAACTATACACTTTCGCATTCTACTATGATATCAAAGTTAAATTAAAACTCTAACGAGTAACTGATCCAAATCTAAAAATTGGTCCAAAAAGACGAGCCAAAAAAGCTGCTTGTGATTCGGGAATAGTGAGTCAAAAAGAGCTGCTGTGAACGTGTTAAAAATAGTCACCATCTTGAGTGGGAATCTCATGCATCTTACTATAtgcacttttatttattttgatatttgaaataattttttagctaatttttcttaatgatcatgtacgttatagttatttaagacatctttcaaaattttaagaaattcgaaaaaaattaacatactaAAAATAGGGTTCAAATAGTGTATTACACTCGTgcctatttttattttacacttatataaaataaattgtttgaacaatactttttatattgtaaattattttgaatttattaaaattttgtattaaataactataatataagtaaatatatataaaaaaaaaaaattgaacttaAAATTTGTTTTGGATACCAAAATAAGTATCAGTATATTTACATTTGTtgcattattatttttcattttagtgATATTAAATGAGACTATTTTCGGCCTGCTCTCATCTTCTTCTCAGCACCGGAGGTAAGGTTCATCCTGACATTCTTTTATCTTGTTCTCTCTTCAATAAGATTAGAGTTAAGTTCTCTTtagttttttgtcatttttttcatCAATGAATTCGTGTAGGTTTGTTCTGTTCTAATCAATgtcaaaatatatagaaaaaatctttaAAGTTTATATGGTGTTGTTTTCTTATAAGATCTACCATCAAGTTTTTTCttttgcattttaaattttgtatattctgtttttaattttattatttttcttgtataatcTTGTTTTGATAGTTGTAAGAGGAAAGAGTACGGAGCAAACTATAAAGATTTTTTCAAAGAATTTGTTATCCGAAAATTTCTTGTTTCTATAATGTTGAATTGTTATAATGGGATATAATGTAATCTTtttgttattggtttgttctataTTTGCGCCATTTTTATGGCTTTGGCGCCTTACAAGGCTATAGCCTATTATATGGctggcccctaattatttagggtagtttgttTAAAATTTTACGGCTTCTTGTATTGAAAATATAACAAAATGTTAGCacaataaaattgcaaaataaacaagttatgcACTAGATAAATTTTAAGTTAAAGTATGCTGTAAAGAAATTTtaaagtgatattttaaaaatattttcaagtgaaATAAGGTTTAAGGAGGATTAAGTTTAAACGATAATAGCTTTTAGCTATGGTTGGTTCATATTTTTAGGAATTATTAGCAAAAAGGGAAAGTGGTAGAATTTAGTATTCAgattctaatattattatttaaaattaatcaagtaaTTTGAAGAGTAATAAATACGAAGATATTGTAATAAAAGGAGGTGTGAATACTAATTGTCAAATGCGAATTTATTGTGTTCAGATATATTTGGAAAGTCAAACTTTATGGAATTTGGTTTGTAATCTATGTCGTATAAGAAGGTATCATTATAAATGTTTTATGGTGATATAATTTTTGGAAGTTTTACAACTTGTcttttggaaattaaaatagGAATAATTATGTCATAATAACTGAATTGCATTATTTTAACTAATTTCAATTCAATATAGATTgatttgattataataaagttttaccataaataaatatgtataaaaattaattttttggggATAAGTACAATAaagaaaattgtaattttttggaAATGCAGAcattaataatgaattaatatggttgattttgtttattttggGAAGGATTATGGAATTAATGGGTCATTAATGCTTAATAATCAATGTTATTTTGTTTCATTGTATTGAATTACACTAATCATTGATAATCAAGGTTATTGAATACATTATTCGTTGCTTACTTTATTATTGCGATAATTTTCAAAGTAAACTTTTGATATCCTATGGATGGGAGCATTGCAGGTTTTTGTTATTACTAGATTACATATCAAAAGTTTTTAGGTTTTAGGGTCTTAGTAAGGgatagtaatcctaagatgatgatgaagtaaAATACAAGAGTTAAGTtgctactagccaaagggtttccctttggctagttataGTATTTTATATGGGGATCTAGGTTTTCAATTTTGAGTTTTGAGTGTTTTGATcggattgattattttctaataaaattttttggttttttgatttgttttcaGTTTATTCAGATTCATTAGCTTTGGTGACGACTATCAACAATGGGGAGATGTATTTCAACAAGTTAGGAGtgttgtttgaagatgttatagttttattgtctaaatttccgggggcagttttgtcccatgtggctcgcTCTGAGAATTTAGCGGCCCATggcttggcaaagcatgctctgcggttagacgatgagctatcctggttcgaggaggttccagcgctggtggcggacgtgggcgtcgtaaattcatgagtgattctaatcactttgtcaaaaaaaaaaaaaaaagtatcagTATATTTCTTTTAAAGCAATTGTTGTATAAAAGCaccttaaaatatatacatttttattattactaaGTGAAGCTGTGAAGAGATAATAGATaacactttttcttttcttttctttctttctgttTTTCTTTTAGAATGATAACActcatttttattttgctaaagaaaaaaatatatataatctccGATTTGGAttcttaaagaaaaaatatatattaaagtgACACACAAAGTATATTCTcttacatttattttaattgcTTTAATATCTTCAaactaaacaaaacaaaacaaaacatagGATGATATTCATATATGTTATGTCATATAAgtttttacaataaatattacTTCTTTTAGAGAAGTGTGATGGTGGGAATCTGTTTGTCACAGAACATTATTTCAGGTTAGTAATTGTATTTTTCTTCaaagttagcaaaaaaaaaaatatatattttcttcaaaATGACCAATAATGCCCTTTTTCTTCTTATGATATTCATCTCTCTTTTTTTAACCCTTGTGTTATTATTAACTGTGAATCAtcatattattcatttattataaatcaattttcatttgaaaaaaattaagatgtGAATAATGTTATCGATTTTTGCATAGTAATTAGTAAAAAcgaattatataaaatattattaatcttTAAAGCTCGTTTAATATGTCATATAAGGAtcatattgtattaaataataaataacacttatattatattaattattacgaccaaaattttaatacaatgtaaGTTATATTATTTGATGCATAACAAATAATCTATATTagcttatattataatttttacaaaagatTCGTGGTTAATCCTAATTTTTGACCCAAACACGAGACTCTGTCCCGAACTCGAGACTCAGATCCAGACCCGAACTCGAGAAgcagactcgaacctagacctgaCTCAAATTTCGAATCCGAATccggactcgaactcgaacccaggacccaaacccagactgaGGACCCGGGACCCAACCCGTAGTGTTGGGGTTGAGTGTATTGAAactatattacaattttacataatttattaatacaagttaatactaaacatagtattgtatcaaataatattaatattaatacaatataatataatataatataataaacggTATTAAACGGGCCCTAAGTGagatattgtattatttttttgaaaaaaaatggaaaTACAATGGAGCAATAAATTAAAGATTATCAAAACAAAAAACTTATGAGCTTGGTCAATTTTGGTTAGCATAAGTGAGCTCAATCAAATAGTACAATATTACATTAATGACAAAGTCATTAATAAAAAGAGAGTACAATAATGATACTATtactacatatacaatatattatttatttttacataaataaatagcaataataatattcttttttgtttggaatgatgtacaataatatagtattttttttttgaacataacaataatatagtattattCATTCACTATATACTATTAAATACTATTcctttatatataaagatatatttgtGTAACATGTGGAAGATACTAAATAATTATTTGTTCTTTTATGGTGTGGCAGCCTGGTCTTGCTAGGAGTACCAATATTGAGTGCCCTATTTCACATGATTTGTAGAGTAGACATCTATTAATTTTACctttttccaaataaataaataaataaagtaaaattattactattattttatataataacagCTTTTATAGGTTCTTTTTTAACTAGATCACCATTTTATTTAATGTAGGCAATTTTCTATTTCCTTTTCTAATCATATGTTTGGTATGGGTATGTataaattaatctaatttaatggcaatttatttttaaatattagatatttaattgtaattgaatcaaattgtatattatttttaaatatttaattggatCAGATCGAATATTAGTTGTGATGTCCAAAAATTTAATACGCCTaacatctaattaaattaattagtatttttatttagtttggattagtaattaatttttttttattattatacataaatatatataaattattaaaattttactcaTTTTTCGGATGAATCTAATCTAATCTAATACATGTTGGATCTAAAATATTTGATGAATTCAATCCGATCAAAAAAATACTATGACTAAAATATTTgataaacttaaattaaatcaataaatatatatatgaaatacactCAATATatataaccgatccaatccaatatctaatggatgactgaaattaattggatcatatcgaatggtaaaatctaatatccaatatataattggatcgAATCTAGATAAGCCTAAAAATATTGGATGTGGTCCAATGAACACCTTAATGTTTGGTAGGGTGTAAAGAGAATTGAGAGGATGGAAAGAGCATTGATATTAGACATCAGTAGTGCCTAGCAACTTCTAGAAGTGGCACTTTACGATTTGTTAGcgatatttcttaaaaattattacattaaattatatagaacTTGATACTTAATTGCATCAATACCGATATGAGACTTAGAAGGGTGTTAGGCACCAATAATACTTTTTAGTATTTCTCAAAGTATAAAGAAATGAGAGGAGAGGAGATGAGTAATTCATGTACATTGTTTGGTAAGAGAGATAGAGAAGTGAAATGATAGATCACTATGCATCTATAAAATTactaaattattttcaaattagtttttttattattttttagagaataattttctaattttgaaCAAATAAAAATGGAGAGTACCAATGTTTCTATAAATTGAAGAATTCAAAGTTGTTTATTTGAGTGGATTTATTATCCTAAcacttttcttttcattttaataACCCTTACCATACAAGAGAATTTGACCTCTCCTCTCTCTTATTTCCCTCATTTCCTTTCTATCCTCCCACTTTCTTCTCTCaccaaagagagaaaaaaatggGTGGTATACTCAACTTTCTGTGTGGTTGTTTAGTAGTCTTATAAATAAGATTGAAAAGATTTCGAGCACATTGAAGAAAAATAAGATGAGAGAAGTATTATTAGAAGAAATTTGAAGAATGAATGAATAAtatttgaaaatagaaaaattaagctaAAATACATATAGTAAACCATTTGATGGAGAATTACTTTACAATTTTtgtgctaattttttaaaacacaacAATTTTAGAAAAGCTATTGAAAGGATTCAAAACATTTTGACTAAAATCAATtccaaaaatttatatatattttcttacaTAATACCGTCATCTTCCAAATAACTAATAATGCAAAATAAATGCTCTAAGGAAATACAAATCATACAAAAAGAAATTCTATccccaataaaaataaaagtaatttgctgcataaatatctaagtttaacttTCAGTTGtagataaatacttaagttaaattttgacagtaataatacttaagttatatttcttgAACTTTCGTATGTAGAATCAATGTATCTACTATGCACAAAGCCACCTTAATTTTCTGTAATTATATCAGAGAGAATTAACTGTAGCCTAGAACATATAATTTTAGCAGCAATTTTATAGAACATTACAACATGAAGTGGGTCTAAAATCAGTGATAGTACTAGGACATGTTGTCTTCAGAATGAGAGTGATTGTGATAGTATTTATTTCTTTGAGAATAGGAAAGAGTGCATTCTTAACTTTTTAAGCAGTGTACTCGCCCTGGATGATGTCTATATGGGTTGTAGTAATTTTTGGTCCGAGATCCACCTCAGATTGATGGACTCTAACTGTATTCTCTAGCTTTGATCCCAACAAGTTCATATAGTAGCAAGGCCGACTCTAGGCATAGGCGGACTAGGCTTGCGCCTAGAGCCTACTCATTTTAGGggctcaaataaaaaaaatatatttttaataatctttaaaaatattatttatcattATAGTAagggcccaatttttttttttttgtttaaggtCCATTTCAACTCAAAATTGGCCCTATATAGAGTCTAGGAAAGTTTGCTTATCCCATCAAGTAGTGTATCTATGTTGAATTATAATCTCtcaatttgaatatttttttttgttgggtcATAAGTATATCTAAGGTTTTTTTTTGGGAataaatagggaaatttacatggtatactaacttttgccattttttttataaaaatactgccagacggtattttttacttttttactgtatttttttataagtttcatattgcagtatactgtgttaagttttcactggtattctactgttgttttgagctgTTCTGATTTGTGTTTTActagtattttataaaaacacagtatttttgtaaagattttcatgtgacagtatttttgtaaaaattaacataaattccagtatttttgtaagtttcccaatAAATACGACAAAGCTTTGAAAGTTTTTctccatttttcttaaaaagggCTTTCACAATGCAAAATTGAGCCTAACCCGAAAAAAAGGCAAAGCCTTTTCATCCGATCATGGATCTTAAAAGAAATGGGCCCAACACTAACAAGTAGGCCCAATCCAACCATAACCCAGACGACCAATCAGCCAGACCAGACTTTCACACGGGCACGAAGATCAAGAAAGATAAGGAAGAACCATCTCACGCGCTTCTACAACTTCATACAACACACTCCATTAGTATATCTCATCTCATCACCTTATAATTCTCTATAAAGAGAGTTCACTCCACGCGCAATCATTGCGTAGATCAGTTCCaatcaatgaaaaaaaaatggataacagaaatataaaatatataaataaattcaaTTAAGAGATTTTGGGCTTTGAAAATTGAAGGTGTtgagtttgagagagagagaagcttGTGAGGAACGAAACTGAATTTTAATGGCGGAACCACTCGTGGTAGATGGAGAGTACCTTAAGGAGGTGGAGAAAGCTCGTAGAGACCTTCGAGCTTTGATCTCAAGCAAGAATTGTGCTCCTATCATGCTTCGTTTGGCGTAAGTTtaatcgtatttttttttttttgatttggaTTGTTTGAATTTGATATCGTTTTCTGGTTGATGATTGAGGTCGAGGAAGAAtttcatgtattttttcttttgtcattttgaaattttcttagtttgtgtgtgtgtgtatagcTAAGAATTGTTTGTTACTGATTCACAGACAATCGAGCTCTGAAATCGAAATTAAGAATAGGTTTATAGGATCGAATATCGTTTTCTGGTTGGTGACAGAGCTCGAGGGAAGACATTCTTGTGTTTTTGCggaaattttcttagaaaccAAACAGAGGAATATTAAGCCTGTGTGTGTGTGTTCAGCTAAGATTTGCTTGTTATTGATTCACAGAGAATTGAGCTTTGATTGTTTGTTTACACAAACTCTGAAATCGAAATTAAGAAGGGTAGGCTTAAAGGATTGTATATCGTTTTCTGGTTGGTGAGAGAGCTCGAGGGAAGAATCTCATGTGTTTTTCTTGTTTGTTTTCTTTGAAACCAAACAAAGTAATATTAAGGTATGTGTGTGTACAACTAAGATTTGTTTGTTACCGATTGACAGAGAATTGAGCTTTGAATGTTTGCTTACACAAACTCTGAAATCGAAATTAAGAGTAGGCTTAAACGATTGAATGTCGTTTTCTGGTTGGTGACAGAGCTCGAGGGAGGACATTcatgtgtttttcttttttctcattttaaattttcttagaaaCCAAACAGAGTAAATATTAAGTGTATGTGTGTACTGCTAAGATTTGTTTGTTACTGATTTTGAATGTTTGTTTACACAAACTATGAAAAAACGAAATTAAGAGTAGGCTTCGTTTGGCGTAAGttccatcattttttttttaattttaattattttttggattGTTTGAATATCGTTTTCTGGTTGGCGACAGAGCTTCGATCGAGGAGGAGATTCATGTGTTTTTCTTACTTGTTTGACTTGATTTCTCGTTTCTCGTTTGGAATTTTCTCAGTATTCAAACAGAGCAATATTAAGTATATGTGTTTCTGTACAGCTAAGATTTGTTTGTTACTGATTCACTGGGAATTGAGCTTTGAATGTTTGTTTTCTGGTTGATGACAATTCTCTAGGGAGAAGAATTTCATGTGTTTTTCTTGCTTGTTAGACTTGATTTCTCTTTTaccatttataattttttagtaacCAAACAGAGCAATATTAAGTATGTGTGTGCGAGGgaagaaattaaatttttttttttgcttgctTAACTTGTTTTCTCTTTTCtcatttgaaattttcttagaaaccAAACAGAGTAATATTAAGCGTGCGCGTGTACAGGTATGATTTGTTTGTTACTCATTCACAGAAAATTGAGAAGGCTGACATTTTTGGTTCAGGTGGCATGATGCGGGAACTTATGATGTCAATACCAAAACAGGAGGACCTAATGGCTCAATCAGAAATGAGCATGAATTAGGCCATGGAGCAAATAGTGGCTTGAAAATTGCTATTAGCTTGTGTGGTGAGCTTCTCCAATTCGTTTCTAGTTTTTCTTATTCAGATGTAAATTATGTTATCAACTAAGATTTACTAGATTTTCTGGTGTTTTGACATCACTAAATATCAATTGATGATCAAAGAACACTAATAGACAACATGGTGGATATCAAAGCATCAAAATTTCCTCACCTAATTTTTCTTActgtttgtgtttgttttttCATATCAGAGGAAGTGAAGTCCAAACATCCGAAGATTACCTATGCTGATCTTTACCAGGTGATTATTATCTTTTGATTTAGAAGCTCTGTTTGTCTCAGAAAGAAAAATCCTGTCacaatttgttaaagattaattaATAGATAGGTGCTATTCTCAATATCTTTACAAACTTTAGAAAAGAGGGTATGTTGtaaaaaatcacaatttatttttatggaCTGTTATATATTCTAAAGTTGGACCACATAGGAGTAGTTAAATATTTAGGTAACTCTACTCTACTCTACTGTCTCTCAATAAATTGACATTAAATTTACATTCATGGAGTTATTCAATTAAGTTATGTTTGGTTTAGCTTGCTGGAGTTGTTGCCGTTGAGGTCACTGGGGGTCCAACTATTGACTTTGTTCCAGGAAGAAAGGTATTTTGTTGATTAAGCTTTTTAAGTttcatatgtatatgtatataaagtGATCCTTTTAGTAACTTTTTACATATCTGGATCAGGATTCTCTGGAATCTCCAGAAGAAGGGCGTCTCCCAGATGCTAAACAAGGTTTGCTTTGCATTGATAAAGTTTTGTGACAAAACACACAAAGccccaaaaagaaagaaagagagagaagtcattttttgtgtaataatgttttctgtttttgaattatttattgCAGGAGTATCACACCTTAAGGACATCTTTTATCGCATGGGACTATCTGACAAGGACATTGTGGCACTTTCTGGTGGCCACACATTGGTAACTCTCCTTTCTTTTTTATCTTCTTTTCTCTAGGtataaaatagatttttttttttttttaatattctaaatttaaatttttgataattgttttttctaatataacaaatttatcttaaaatttttaattcagagttattattaaatattattttgacaaaaaattaattctatttaaaaaaaaatatatctaattTATCAAGATccaataacttttacaaaataaagaTTAATTAGAAGAATGTAAGTATTCATGTTTTAAATTTGGTTTTGTTTAGGGAAAAGCACATCCAGACCGATCAGGCTTTGATGGCCCTTGGACAAGTGAGCCTTTGAAGTTCGACAACTCATACTTCGTGtaagaaaataaatgaatacTTCTTATAATTCTGTAATGACACTTTCATTTTACAAGTATTTAAcaagtttatatatatgtgtatacttATGTAACGTAGGGAGCTACTGAAAGGAGAATCAGAAGGACTATTGAAACTTCCAACAGACATTGCATTACTGGATGATCCTGCATTCCGAGGCTATGTTGAGCTATATGCCAAGGTAATATATATGATCATTCATATAAACTTTGCATATTTTTCCCCTTGCAAATAACATTGAAAGTAAAACATTTGGCTATCTCTAATTTCTTATCATAATTTGTAGAGAtgcacaattttttattttaaggttatgtTCGGAAATTGAATTtggtgagaaaaaaaataagaggaaaaaaaagttaaaaataa
This window harbors:
- the LOC115702667 gene encoding L-ascorbate peroxidase 3; amino-acid sequence: MAEPLVVDGEYLKEVEKARRDLRALISSKNCAPIMLRLAWHDAGTYDVNTKTGGPNGSIRNEHELGHGANSGLKIAISLCEEVKSKHPKITYADLYQLAGVVAVEVTGGPTIDFVPGRKDSLESPEEGRLPDAKQGVSHLKDIFYRMGLSDKDIVALSGGHTLGKAHPDRSGFDGPWTSEPLKFDNSYFVELLKGESEGLLKLPTDIALLDDPAFRGYVELYAKDEDAFFKDYAESHKKLSELGFSPVRSSNKEFAKSSVIIAQSAVGVAVAAAVVILSYFYEVHRKTK